GCTGTGCCGATTTTGTAAAACAGAAGAGAGGGCAGGCAGACGAAATAGACCAGACGGTTGGCCTGATGAAAGAATCCACCGTCGAGCAGCCCCAGGTACCGCAGCAGGGAGCCCAGCCCTACGACCAGAAATACCGGCAGGATGATGTTCAGAACATTCAGCAATGCCATATTTTCATTCGATGATTAGGGCCTGGCCTGTCCGCGATTCTGCTTGCCGCAGGTGGGGCAAGCATACCTCAAGGACGGAGCCGGGGGCAACGGGCAAAAGGCAGATGTCTTTGCTTGACAATCCAGGCCTTATAGTTGATGTTTAATAAACCTTTGATGCGACGGAATCCGGGAGGTCCTATGACGGGCGGCAGGAAACAGGGTTTTTCCAGGTGGACCTTGGCGGCAGCGGTCGCCCTGGCCGCCCTGGTTGCGCTGGTTCTGATCGGGCTGCTCATGCAGAGGGGGAGAGAAGACGACATCGCTGTCGGGGAGCAGGCCCCGGGATTCGAATTGACCAGCATCGACGGCGGACAGGTCGAGCTTGCCGACTTCCGGGGAAAATTCGTCCTGCTTGCCTTCTGGACCAGCTGGTGTCCGGCCTGCCGTGAAGAAATGCCCGCCCTCCAGGGCCTGTATCGAGATTTTGCCGATTCCGATCTGGCCCTTCTCGCCATCAATCTC
The genomic region above belongs to Syntrophotaleaceae bacterium and contains:
- a CDS encoding TlpA disulfide reductase family protein — encoded protein: MTGGRKQGFSRWTLAAAVALAALVALVLIGLLMQRGREDDIAVGEQAPGFELTSIDGGQVELADFRGKFVLLAFWTSWCPACREEMPALQGLYRDFADSDLALLAINLGEPQSIVSGYVEKHGLGFPVLLDSDGSVQRLYGAYQIPLFFLIDPEGRIVVRHLGPRDWSSPEVRRELSELIGSVES